One Halomonas sp. THAF5a genomic region harbors:
- a CDS encoding DeoR/GlpR family DNA-binding transcription regulator, protein MNERSARRLARLSEALAQGGSLRLSEAAALCGVSPMTIRRDLAASEGGLQLMGGHLVRSDDPRYAPVYDLAAQRDRHAAAKRRLCRRALERIAPGDTLFIDCGTTLMPLAASLPRDQSLTVVTYALNVAEVVSGLAGVRLILLGGLYHGSSRSFAGEEMDTAIRRLGINQAFLSAAGVHERQGLTCFHFHEVAPKRAAIATAARRLLVVDESKLGVIRPMRFAALDDIDEIITDAPSGPTRGRSPGAEGGRRGRGKLSGVKAAEVKDC, encoded by the coding sequence ATGAACGAACGCAGCGCCCGGCGCCTCGCCCGGCTGAGCGAGGCCCTCGCCCAGGGTGGCAGCCTGCGGCTTTCCGAAGCCGCGGCGCTGTGCGGCGTCTCGCCGATGACCATCCGCCGCGACCTGGCCGCCTCCGAGGGCGGGCTGCAGCTGATGGGGGGACATCTGGTGCGCAGCGACGATCCGCGCTATGCGCCGGTCTACGACCTGGCCGCCCAGCGGGATCGCCACGCCGCGGCCAAGCGCCGCCTCTGCCGGCGGGCGCTCGAGCGCATCGCCCCGGGCGATACCCTGTTCATCGACTGCGGCACGACCCTGATGCCGCTCGCCGCCAGCCTGCCCCGGGACCAGTCGCTGACCGTGGTGACCTATGCCCTCAACGTGGCCGAGGTCGTGAGCGGGCTTGCAGGCGTGCGCCTGATCCTGCTGGGGGGGCTCTATCACGGCTCGTCGCGCTCCTTCGCCGGCGAGGAGATGGACACCGCCATCCGCCGGCTCGGCATCAACCAGGCCTTCCTCTCCGCCGCCGGCGTGCACGAGCGCCAGGGCCTGACCTGCTTCCATTTCCACGAGGTGGCGCCCAAGCGGGCGGCCATCGCCACCGCGGCGAGACGCCTGCTGGTGGTGGACGAGAGCAAGCTCGGGGTCATCCGTCCGATGCGCTTCGCCGCCCTCGACGACATCGATGAGATCATCACCGACGCCCCGAGCGGCCCCACCCGAGGGCGTTCGCCCGGCGCTGAGGGCGGTCGCAGAGGTCGCGGAAAGCTGTCCGGCGTCAAGGCAGCGGAGGTAAAGGATTGCTAA
- a CDS encoding CBS domain-containing protein yields MQAADVMTTNVITVTPECEVGEIASLLLEHGISAVPVVDADDRVLGIVSEGDLMARVEPEENAHRSWWLRIFSGGGDAVDYVKTHGRKAGQIMTPDPLTVGEDESLHHIASLLEKRRIKRVPVVRDGKLVGIVSRSNLLRGFSVARQPSAGDDDRAIRDAILKEVDENTGVLVDRLNVIVADGKVQLWGLVESKEQRWAVQVAAENIDGVKEIENNLGFVPRGVGAV; encoded by the coding sequence ATGCAAGCCGCAGATGTCATGACGACCAACGTGATCACTGTCACGCCCGAGTGCGAGGTCGGCGAGATCGCCAGCCTGCTGCTGGAACACGGCATCAGCGCCGTGCCGGTGGTCGATGCCGACGATCGGGTGCTCGGCATCGTCAGTGAAGGGGACCTGATGGCTCGGGTCGAGCCGGAGGAGAATGCGCATCGCTCCTGGTGGCTCAGGATCTTCAGCGGCGGCGGCGACGCCGTGGACTACGTGAAGACCCACGGGCGCAAGGCGGGCCAGATCATGACGCCCGACCCGCTCACCGTGGGTGAGGACGAGTCGCTGCACCACATCGCCTCGCTGCTCGAGAAGCGCCGCATCAAGCGGGTGCCGGTGGTCCGCGACGGCAAGCTGGTGGGCATCGTCAGTCGCTCCAACCTGCTGCGCGGCTTCTCCGTGGCTCGCCAGCCGTCCGCTGGTGACGACGACCGCGCCATCCGCGACGCCATCCTCAAGGAGGTCGACGAGAACACCGGGGTGCTGGTGGACCGCCTCAACGTCATCGTCGCCGACGGCAAGGTGCAGCTGTGGGGGCTCGTCGAGAGCAAGGAGCAGCGCTGGGCCGTGCAGGTCGCCGCGGAGAACATCGACGGGGTCAAGGAGATCGAGAACAACCTCGGCTTCGTGCCGCGGGGCGTGGGGGCGGTCTGA
- a CDS encoding aminotransferase class V-fold PLP-dependent enzyme → MAGLLPDVDPDGLLEYSVVYTDRALNHMSKSFQGVMCDVSATLKEVYHAHSTVIVPGSGTFAMEAVARQFAKDRRCLVIRNGWFSYRWSQILSMGKIPSDVNVLKARRVDDNEATSPFAPPPIEDVVEAIRDQQPDIVFVPHVETSSGMLLPDDYLQKIADAIHDEGGLLVLDCIASGTLWVDMQDVGVDVLVSAPQKGWSGSPCCGMVMLSRQAREIIEETTSTSFACDLKKWLSIMETYEGGGHAYHATLPTDGLRQLRDVMNETRQYGFDRVREEQREVGRLVRDMLARHGYQSVAAPGFEAPGVVVSYTDDEAIVAKFLAAGVQVAAGVPLMCDEGDSFRTFRIGLFGLDKLHHPERTLESLEAALGKVRAAEA, encoded by the coding sequence ATGGCCGGACTGCTACCCGACGTCGACCCCGATGGACTGCTGGAGTACTCGGTGGTCTATACCGATCGCGCGCTGAACCACATGTCGAAGAGTTTCCAGGGCGTGATGTGCGACGTGTCCGCCACGCTGAAGGAGGTCTACCACGCGCACTCGACGGTGATCGTGCCCGGCAGCGGCACCTTCGCCATGGAGGCCGTGGCGCGCCAGTTCGCCAAGGACCGCCGGTGCCTGGTGATCCGCAACGGCTGGTTCAGCTACCGCTGGAGCCAGATCCTGTCGATGGGCAAGATCCCCTCCGACGTCAACGTGCTCAAGGCCCGCCGGGTGGACGACAACGAGGCGACCTCGCCCTTCGCGCCGCCGCCCATCGAGGACGTGGTCGAGGCGATTCGCGACCAGCAGCCGGACATCGTCTTCGTGCCCCACGTCGAGACCTCCTCGGGCATGCTGCTGCCCGACGACTACTTGCAGAAGATCGCCGACGCCATCCATGACGAGGGCGGCCTGCTGGTGCTCGACTGCATCGCCTCCGGCACCCTCTGGGTCGACATGCAGGACGTCGGCGTCGACGTGCTGGTCAGCGCCCCCCAGAAGGGCTGGAGCGGCAGTCCCTGCTGCGGCATGGTGATGCTCTCCCGCCAGGCCCGCGAGATCATCGAGGAGACCACCAGCACCAGCTTCGCCTGCGACCTGAAGAAGTGGCTCTCGATCATGGAGACCTACGAGGGCGGCGGGCATGCCTACCACGCCACCCTGCCCACCGACGGCCTGCGCCAGCTGCGCGACGTGATGAACGAGACCCGTCAGTACGGCTTCGACCGGGTCCGCGAAGAGCAGCGCGAGGTCGGCCGGCTGGTGCGCGACATGCTCGCCAGGCACGGCTACCAGAGCGTCGCCGCGCCGGGCTTCGAGGCGCCGGGCGTGGTGGTCAGCTACACCGACGACGAGGCGATCGTCGCCAAGTTCCTCGCGGCTGGCGTCCAGGTCGCCGCCGGCGTGCCGCTGATGTGCGACGAGGGCGATAGCTTCCGCACCTTCCGCATTGGCCTGTTCGGCCTCGACAAGCTCCACCACCCGGAGCGCACCCTGGAGAGCCTGGAAGCGGCGCTCGGCAAGGTGCGGGCCGCCGAGGCGTAG
- a CDS encoding TSUP family transporter, with product MELGGLAATLAIMAVAGYLHTVSGFGLGMIVMGAAGGLGVASVPVLAAVVSLVTLVNSAVALPGSGRSLGAPRILALAVGIAPSIVLGVWLLSWLDATFTALLTLLLGALVLSGGISIGLQPQPRRAESPPWSFAVSGALTGMCGGLFGVPGPPVIYHCYRQPLPLETIRLLLILCFAITSGVRTLYVASQGGLTADVWQLALWSMPVVGGATWLGRRYPLPCSAGLMRRLAMLTLVGLGVAILLKGTFLLITG from the coding sequence ATGGAGCTCGGAGGACTCGCGGCGACGCTCGCCATCATGGCCGTGGCCGGCTACCTGCACACGGTATCCGGCTTCGGCCTCGGCATGATCGTGATGGGCGCCGCCGGAGGGCTCGGCGTGGCCTCGGTGCCGGTGCTGGCCGCGGTGGTCAGCCTGGTGACCCTGGTCAACAGCGCCGTCGCCCTGCCGGGCAGCGGGCGCAGCCTCGGCGCACCGCGGATCCTGGCGCTCGCCGTCGGCATCGCGCCCTCCATCGTGCTGGGCGTCTGGCTGCTGTCGTGGCTCGACGCCACCTTCACGGCACTGCTCACCCTGCTGCTGGGGGCCCTCGTGCTCTCCGGGGGCATCAGCATCGGCCTGCAGCCGCAACCCCGCCGCGCCGAGTCTCCCCCCTGGTCCTTCGCCGTGAGTGGCGCGCTGACCGGCATGTGCGGCGGGCTCTTCGGCGTCCCCGGGCCGCCGGTCATCTATCACTGCTATCGCCAGCCGCTGCCGCTGGAGACGATCCGCCTGCTGCTGATCCTCTGCTTCGCGATCACCTCCGGGGTGCGCACCCTCTACGTCGCCAGTCAGGGCGGGCTGACCGCCGATGTCTGGCAGCTGGCCCTATGGTCGATGCCGGTGGTCGGCGGCGCCACCTGGCTCGGGCGTCGCTATCCCCTGCCGTGCTCCGCCGGGCTGATGCGCCGGCTGGCCATGCTGACCCTGGTCGGGCTCGGCGTGGCGATCCTGCTCAAAGGTACCTTTTTGCTGATCACGGGCTAG
- a CDS encoding IclR family transcriptional regulator: MTTKSEMPRLEGDTPAQRLLALLEVIAGKDQFFTLQGMVDETGLPKPTLHRMLQQLETSGMLQREADGRHYSKGSRLRRLAESLLLNDTVHGARHAVLRKLVDEVGESCNITALSGGEVLYLDRVETSAPLRFYLHPGSRVPVHCSASGKLFLAQMAPAQRRRLLNDLTLEGFTRNTLVDPEALEAEIETVGRQGYAFDDEEFLPGLLCIAVLAPNPDGLSNTGLAIQSPIMRMTREKAMECLPALQRAAEQIAAINREALSDAAQPAAAGGR; the protein is encoded by the coding sequence ATGACGACCAAATCCGAGATGCCTCGCCTCGAGGGCGATACGCCGGCCCAACGCCTCCTGGCCCTGCTCGAGGTGATCGCAGGGAAGGACCAGTTCTTCACGCTGCAGGGCATGGTCGACGAGACCGGCCTGCCCAAGCCCACCCTGCACCGCATGCTCCAGCAGCTCGAGACCTCGGGCATGCTGCAACGCGAGGCCGACGGCCGCCACTACAGCAAGGGTAGCCGCCTGCGCCGCCTGGCCGAGTCCCTGCTGCTCAACGACACCGTGCACGGAGCCCGCCATGCGGTCCTGCGCAAGCTGGTCGACGAGGTCGGCGAGAGCTGCAACATCACGGCGCTCTCCGGCGGCGAGGTGCTCTATCTCGATCGCGTGGAGACCTCGGCGCCGCTGCGCTTCTACCTGCATCCCGGGTCCCGGGTGCCGGTGCACTGCTCGGCCAGCGGCAAGCTCTTCCTGGCCCAGATGGCGCCCGCCCAGCGTCGGCGGCTGCTCAACGACCTGACGCTGGAGGGCTTCACCCGCAACACCCTGGTGGATCCCGAGGCCCTCGAGGCCGAGATCGAGACCGTGGGGCGCCAGGGCTACGCCTTCGACGACGAGGAGTTCCTGCCGGGGCTCTTGTGCATCGCGGTGCTGGCCCCCAATCCCGACGGGCTCTCCAACACCGGCCTGGCCATCCAGTCGCCGATCATGCGCATGACCCGGGAGAAGGCGATGGAGTGCCTGCCGGCGCTGCAGCGTGCCGCCGAGCAGATCGCCGCCATCAATCGCGAGGCGCTGTCGGACGCCGCCCAGCCCGCCGCCGCCGGCGGGCGCTGA
- the xsc gene encoding sulfoacetaldehyde acetyltransferase → MSTDNTADTRQVVKGKQKMTPSEAFVETLVANGVTDMFGIMGSAFMDAMDIFAPAGIRLVPVVHEQGAAHMADGYARVSGRHGAVIGQNGPGISNCVTGIAAAYWAHSPVVIVTPETGTTGIGLGGFQECHQLPMFQEFTKYQGHVTHPARMAEYTGRCFDRAMSEMGPTQLNIPRDYFYGEIECEIPEPARLDRGPGGTKTLNEAAELLANAKFPVIVSGGGVVMADGVEACKALAERLGAPVVNSYQHNDSFPASHPLWCGPLGYQGSKAGMKLISQADVVVALGTRLGPFGTLPQHGMDYWPKDAKIIQIDADHKMLGLVKKIAVGICGDAKEAAEAITERLSSRDLACDATKSERAEQIASEKAAWERELDEWTHEKDPFSLDAIDEAKGETPFSGGEYLHPRQVLRELEKAMPDDVMVSTDIGNINAVAHSYLRFEKPRSFFAPMSFGNCGYALPTIMGAKVAAPERPAIAYAGDGAWGMSLMEIMTAVRHEIPVTAVVFHNRQWGAEKKNQVEFYNRRFVAGELDNQSFAEIGRAMGAEGITVDRLEDVGPALKKAVDMQMNEGKTCVIEVMCTRELGDPFRRDALKKPVRLLEKYQDYV, encoded by the coding sequence ATGAGCACCGACAACACCGCAGACACCCGCCAGGTCGTGAAAGGCAAGCAGAAGATGACCCCCTCGGAAGCCTTCGTGGAGACCCTGGTCGCCAACGGGGTGACCGACATGTTCGGCATCATGGGCTCGGCCTTCATGGACGCCATGGACATCTTCGCCCCGGCCGGCATCCGCCTGGTCCCGGTGGTCCACGAGCAGGGCGCCGCGCACATGGCCGACGGCTATGCTCGCGTCTCCGGCCGCCACGGCGCCGTGATCGGCCAGAACGGCCCCGGCATCTCCAACTGCGTGACCGGCATCGCCGCGGCCTACTGGGCGCACAGCCCGGTGGTCATCGTGACCCCCGAGACCGGCACCACCGGCATCGGCCTGGGCGGCTTCCAGGAGTGCCACCAGCTGCCGATGTTCCAGGAGTTCACCAAGTACCAGGGCCACGTGACCCACCCGGCGCGCATGGCCGAGTACACCGGTCGCTGCTTCGACCGCGCCATGTCCGAGATGGGCCCGACCCAGCTCAACATCCCGCGCGACTACTTCTACGGCGAGATCGAGTGCGAGATTCCCGAGCCGGCGCGCCTCGACCGCGGCCCGGGCGGTACCAAGACCCTCAACGAGGCTGCCGAGCTGCTGGCCAACGCCAAGTTCCCGGTGATCGTCTCCGGCGGCGGCGTGGTGATGGCCGATGGCGTCGAGGCCTGTAAGGCACTGGCCGAGCGTCTGGGCGCGCCGGTGGTCAACAGCTACCAGCACAACGACTCCTTCCCGGCCAGCCACCCGCTGTGGTGCGGTCCGCTGGGCTATCAGGGCTCCAAGGCCGGCATGAAGCTGATCAGTCAGGCCGACGTGGTGGTGGCACTGGGCACCCGCCTGGGGCCGTTCGGCACCCTGCCGCAGCACGGCATGGACTACTGGCCGAAGGACGCCAAGATCATCCAGATCGACGCCGACCACAAGATGCTGGGCCTGGTGAAGAAGATCGCCGTGGGCATCTGCGGCGATGCCAAGGAAGCCGCCGAGGCGATCACCGAGCGCCTGTCCAGCCGCGACCTGGCCTGCGACGCCACCAAGAGCGAGCGTGCCGAGCAGATCGCCAGCGAGAAGGCCGCCTGGGAGCGCGAGCTCGACGAGTGGACCCACGAGAAGGACCCGTTCAGCCTCGACGCCATCGACGAGGCCAAGGGCGAGACGCCGTTCTCCGGCGGCGAGTACCTGCACCCGCGCCAGGTGCTGCGCGAGCTCGAGAAGGCCATGCCGGACGACGTGATGGTCTCCACCGACATCGGCAACATCAACGCCGTGGCGCACAGCTACCTGCGCTTCGAGAAGCCGCGCAGCTTCTTCGCCCCGATGAGCTTCGGCAACTGCGGCTACGCGCTGCCGACCATCATGGGCGCCAAGGTGGCCGCACCGGAGCGTCCGGCGATCGCCTACGCCGGTGACGGCGCCTGGGGCATGAGCCTGATGGAGATCATGACCGCGGTGCGTCACGAGATCCCGGTGACCGCGGTGGTGTTCCACAACCGTCAGTGGGGCGCCGAGAAGAAGAACCAGGTCGAGTTCTACAACCGTCGCTTCGTGGCCGGTGAGCTGGACAACCAGAGCTTCGCCGAGATCGGCCGGGCGATGGGTGCCGAGGGCATCACCGTGGACCGCCTGGAGGACGTGGGTCCGGCGCTGAAGAAGGCGGTGGACATGCAGATGAACGAGGGCAAGACCTGCGTCATCGAGGTCATGTGCACCCGGGAGCTGGGCGACCCCTTCCGCCGCGACGCGCTGAAGAAGCCGGTGCGCCTGCTCGAGAAGTACCAGGACTACGTCTGA
- the deoC gene encoding deoxyribose-phosphate aldolase: protein MTELQQAARQALALMDLTSLNDDDTDATIEALCQRAKTPAGSPAAVCVYPDFVVTACRALKAHGLAGTVKVATVSNFPAGGDDIMAAARATREAAASGADEVDVVFPWRALLAGDEETGRELVAFCKQAAGDAVLKVILETGELKDPAMIRRASELALEGGADFLKTSTGKVAINATLEAAEVMLTAIRDSGRDVGFKAAGGVRTAEEAQAYLELAARLMGPAWITPAHFRFGASGLLDDLLLTLGAFEGNAAPEDGY from the coding sequence ATGACCGAACTGCAACAGGCCGCCCGCCAGGCCCTGGCGCTGATGGACCTCACCAGCCTCAACGACGACGACACCGACGCCACCATCGAGGCCCTCTGCCAGCGTGCCAAGACACCCGCCGGCAGCCCGGCCGCGGTGTGCGTCTATCCGGACTTCGTGGTCACCGCCTGTCGCGCGCTGAAGGCCCACGGCCTGGCGGGCACCGTCAAGGTCGCCACGGTCAGCAACTTCCCCGCCGGCGGCGACGACATCATGGCCGCCGCCCGGGCGACCCGCGAGGCCGCGGCCTCCGGCGCCGACGAGGTCGATGTGGTCTTCCCCTGGCGCGCCCTGCTGGCCGGCGACGAGGAGACCGGCCGCGAGCTGGTCGCCTTCTGCAAGCAGGCCGCCGGTGACGCCGTACTCAAGGTGATCCTCGAGACCGGCGAGCTCAAGGACCCGGCGATGATCCGCCGCGCCAGCGAGCTGGCCCTCGAGGGCGGCGCCGACTTCCTCAAGACCTCCACCGGCAAGGTGGCGATCAACGCCACCCTCGAGGCCGCCGAGGTGATGCTCACCGCGATCCGCGACAGCGGCCGCGACGTCGGCTTCAAGGCCGCCGGCGGCGTGCGCACCGCCGAGGAGGCCCAGGCCTACCTCGAGCTCGCCGCGCGGCTGATGGGCCCGGCCTGGATCACCCCGGCCCACTTCCGCTTCGGCGCCTCGGGCCTGCTCGACGACCTGCTGCTCACCCTGGGCGCCTTCGAGGGCAATGCCGCCCCCGAGGACGGCTACTGA
- a CDS encoding sulfite exporter TauE/SafE family protein, with the protein MTLEVLLSFIAIAAIAGYFQTVTGFGLGMIVMGATSGLDVAPVASVAAVVSLMMLTNSAVALPGKLKHLDRAVVLATVLGIVPATVIGVLLLELMSSRAESVLRIALGLLVCYGGLSLVLRPRQRETLSSRISFFISGVLSGLCGGLFGIAGPPVIYQCYRQPLKPVAIRNMLILLFACTSSMRTLFVAATGGLNLEILVLTAWAIPAVAVATYAGRRWPPRLSPLAMRRIAFVTLMVIGGGLIATELV; encoded by the coding sequence ATGACCCTCGAGGTACTCCTCTCCTTCATCGCCATCGCCGCCATCGCCGGCTACTTCCAGACGGTCACCGGCTTCGGGCTGGGCATGATCGTGATGGGCGCCACCAGCGGACTGGACGTCGCGCCCGTGGCCTCGGTGGCCGCGGTGGTCAGCCTGATGATGCTGACCAACAGCGCGGTGGCCCTGCCGGGCAAGTTGAAGCATCTCGACAGGGCCGTGGTCCTGGCGACCGTGCTCGGCATCGTGCCGGCGACCGTGATCGGCGTGCTGCTGCTCGAGCTGATGAGCAGCCGTGCCGAGAGCGTGCTGCGCATCGCCCTGGGGCTGCTGGTCTGCTACGGCGGGCTCAGCCTGGTGCTGCGCCCGCGCCAGCGCGAGACCCTCTCCTCGCGGATCAGCTTCTTCATAAGCGGCGTGCTGTCGGGACTCTGCGGCGGGCTCTTCGGCATCGCCGGGCCGCCGGTGATCTACCAGTGCTATCGCCAGCCGCTGAAGCCGGTGGCGATCCGCAACATGCTGATCCTGCTCTTCGCCTGCACGTCGAGCATGCGGACCCTGTTCGTCGCCGCCACGGGCGGGCTCAACCTCGAGATCCTGGTGCTGACCGCCTGGGCGATTCCCGCCGTGGCGGTGGCCACCTATGCCGGTCGGCGCTGGCCGCCCCGGCTCTCACCGCTGGCCATGCGCCGCATCGCCTTCGTGACGCTGATGGTGATCGGCGGCGGGCTGATCGCCACCGAGCTCGTCTGA
- a CDS encoding NupC/NupG family nucleoside CNT transporter encodes MTLFMSVVGMVTLVAIALLFSSDRRAIRLRTVLGAFAIQAGIGAFVLYVPVGQAVLATVSDAVSQVVLYANDGIDFVFGGLADVEASGFVFAFKVLPVIIFFSSLTAVLYYLGIMQWIIRILGGALQKALGTSRTESLSATANIFVGQTEAPLVVRPFIARMTRSQLFAVMCGGLASVAGSVLAGYAALGIPMEYLVAASFMAAPGGLLFAKLLMPETETPEDSVSAAEERLDEEEDHPSNVLDAAAAGASSGLMLAANVGAMLLAFIGLIALLNGMLGGIGGWFGMESLSLELILGWLFSPLAFLLGVPWEEATLAGSFIGQKLVVNEFVAYINLAPYLDGDQVVAATGQVMTPHTMAVLSFALCGFANLSSIAILLGGLGSIAPSRRHEIARFGLKAVLAGTLSNLMSASLAGFFLALAAA; translated from the coding sequence ATGACCCTCTTCATGAGCGTGGTCGGCATGGTGACCCTGGTCGCCATCGCCCTGCTGTTCTCCTCCGACCGCCGCGCGATTCGCCTGCGCACCGTGCTGGGTGCCTTCGCCATCCAGGCCGGCATCGGGGCCTTCGTGCTCTACGTACCGGTGGGCCAGGCGGTGCTCGCCACCGTCTCCGACGCCGTCAGCCAGGTGGTGCTCTACGCCAACGACGGCATCGACTTCGTGTTCGGCGGGCTGGCCGACGTCGAGGCCTCGGGCTTCGTCTTCGCCTTCAAGGTGCTGCCGGTGATCATCTTCTTCTCCTCGCTGACCGCCGTGCTCTACTACCTGGGCATCATGCAGTGGATCATCCGGATCCTCGGCGGCGCCCTGCAGAAGGCGCTGGGCACCTCGCGCACGGAGTCGCTCTCTGCCACCGCCAACATCTTCGTCGGCCAGACCGAGGCGCCGCTGGTGGTCCGCCCCTTCATCGCCAGGATGACCCGGTCGCAGCTGTTCGCGGTGATGTGCGGCGGGCTCGCCTCGGTGGCGGGCTCGGTGCTGGCCGGCTACGCCGCGCTGGGCATTCCCATGGAGTACCTGGTCGCCGCCTCCTTCATGGCCGCCCCGGGCGGCCTGCTGTTCGCCAAGCTGCTGATGCCGGAGACCGAGACGCCCGAGGACAGCGTCTCCGCCGCCGAGGAGCGCCTCGACGAGGAAGAGGACCATCCCAGCAACGTGCTCGACGCCGCCGCGGCCGGCGCCAGCTCCGGCCTGATGCTGGCGGCCAACGTCGGCGCCATGCTGCTCGCCTTCATCGGCCTGATCGCCCTGCTCAACGGCATGCTCGGCGGCATCGGCGGCTGGTTCGGCATGGAGTCGCTGAGCCTGGAGCTGATCCTCGGCTGGCTCTTCTCGCCGCTCGCCTTCCTGCTCGGCGTGCCCTGGGAAGAGGCGACGCTGGCCGGCTCCTTCATCGGCCAGAAGCTGGTGGTCAACGAGTTCGTGGCCTACATCAACCTGGCGCCCTACCTCGACGGCGACCAGGTGGTGGCCGCCACCGGGCAGGTGATGACGCCCCATACCATGGCGGTGCTCTCCTTCGCGCTGTGCGGCTTCGCCAACCTCTCCTCGATCGCCATCCTGCTCGGGGGACTGGGCAGCATCGCCCCGAGTCGCCGCCACGAGATCGCCCGCTTCGGCCTCAAGGCGGTGCTGGCCGGCACCCTCTCGAACCTGATGTCGGCCTCCCTGGCCGGCTTCTTCCTGGCCCTGGCCGCCGCCTGA
- the pta gene encoding phosphate acetyltransferase, translated as MKALNQILERARRDPRRIVLCEGEDERILHAAAKAAEQGIAKVLLVGSRASIAAAAERHGVDLAAVEVIDPADSPLTDELERALLALREKKGMTPEQAATAIREPLCFANMLVREGHADGTVAGAVNTTADVVRSAIQLLGLAPGSKLVSSFFLMMLCKPFHSLKGGMIFSDCGLVIEPDAGELAQIAMAAADSAQALLDEDPRVAMLSFSTSGSARHGNVDKVVQAAREVKAARPALAIDEDVQLDAAIVAEIAERKLPDSRVKGNANVLIFPDLEAGNIGYKLAERIGGAEAIGPLLQGLAKPANDLSRGCSVDDVFHVIAVTTVQAQSLSAAAES; from the coding sequence ATGAAAGCCTTGAATCAGATTCTCGAGCGCGCACGCCGCGATCCCCGGCGCATCGTGCTCTGTGAGGGTGAGGACGAGCGCATCCTGCACGCGGCCGCCAAGGCGGCGGAGCAGGGCATCGCCAAGGTCCTCCTGGTGGGCAGCCGGGCAAGCATTGCCGCGGCCGCCGAGCGCCACGGGGTCGACCTGGCCGCGGTCGAGGTGATCGACCCGGCCGACTCGCCGCTGACCGACGAGCTGGAGCGGGCGCTGCTGGCCCTGCGCGAGAAGAAGGGCATGACCCCGGAGCAGGCCGCGACGGCGATCCGTGAGCCGCTCTGCTTCGCCAACATGTTGGTCCGCGAGGGGCACGCCGACGGCACCGTGGCCGGCGCGGTGAACACCACCGCCGACGTGGTGAGAAGCGCCATTCAGCTGCTGGGGCTGGCCCCGGGCAGCAAGCTGGTCTCGAGCTTCTTTCTGATGATGCTCTGCAAGCCGTTCCATAGCCTCAAGGGCGGCATGATCTTCTCCGACTGCGGCCTGGTCATCGAACCCGACGCGGGCGAGCTCGCCCAGATCGCCATGGCCGCCGCCGACAGCGCCCAGGCGCTGCTCGACGAAGACCCCCGGGTGGCCATGCTGTCGTTCTCGACCAGCGGCAGCGCCCGGCACGGCAACGTCGACAAGGTCGTGCAGGCCGCCCGCGAGGTGAAGGCCGCCCGGCCGGCGCTCGCCATCGACGAGGACGTGCAGCTCGATGCCGCCATCGTGGCCGAGATCGCCGAGCGCAAGCTGCCCGACTCCAGGGTCAAGGGCAACGCCAACGTGCTGATCTTCCCGGACCTCGAGGCCGGTAACATCGGCTACAAGCTGGCCGAAAGGATCGGCGGTGCCGAGGCCATCGGCCCGCTGCTGCAGGGCCTGGCCAAGCCGGCCAACGACCTCTCCCGGGGCTGCAGCGTCGACGACGTCTTTCATGTGATCGCGGTGACCACGGTGCAGGCCCAGAGCCTGTCCGCCGCCGCCGAGTCGTGA